A genome region from Nocardiopsis exhalans includes the following:
- a CDS encoding M16 family metallopeptidase produces MQQTRPDLGAPASFTFPKPQRVSVGGGTVVAIDVPGQQLASLRLVHPFGGAVEPLDAMGVSALTSEALEDGPDGNSSLAPALERYGAEWISRVNWDGFITGLDAPTSRLGDAVRLFADAVRRPALTADDVVRRREQLLERFWLDASSASTLAMRSLGGQLFTGRYATPLAGGPVKLADITPETVARFHADSIASVAGTLVVVGDLANVDLEELGRIVFGDAAPTPERQVSAPAPPPGELPRVLIVDRPGSVQSALVIAHRAPSRSQVDLPRAEGVSDVLGGMFTSRLNMELRERLGYTYGAGSRFDLRRDSGVFFMSTQVEAGTTAHSVTSSLEQINKLRDGGVTEDELASVRESNTVGLPVTYSTARAMAGALVDMVVHDLPDDYVDRNRAGYEKLTAEDLNGAAVEYLRPEEAVAVVVGDADTLREPLAKTGVGPVEVRSPESLWS; encoded by the coding sequence ATGCAGCAGACCCGCCCGGACCTCGGCGCCCCCGCGTCCTTCACCTTTCCCAAGCCGCAGCGCGTCAGCGTCGGCGGCGGCACCGTCGTCGCCATCGACGTGCCCGGCCAGCAGCTGGCCTCCCTCCGTCTCGTGCACCCCTTCGGTGGTGCCGTCGAGCCGCTCGACGCCATGGGCGTCAGCGCCCTGACCAGCGAGGCCCTGGAAGACGGCCCCGACGGCAACAGCTCCCTGGCCCCGGCCCTGGAGCGCTACGGCGCCGAGTGGATCTCCCGCGTCAACTGGGACGGTTTCATCACCGGCCTGGACGCGCCCACCAGCCGCCTCGGCGACGCCGTCCGCCTGTTCGCCGACGCCGTGCGCCGCCCCGCCCTGACCGCCGATGACGTCGTGCGCCGCCGCGAGCAGCTCCTGGAGCGCTTCTGGCTGGACGCCTCCTCGGCCTCCACCCTGGCCATGCGCAGCCTCGGCGGCCAGCTGTTCACCGGCCGCTACGCCACGCCCCTGGCCGGCGGCCCGGTCAAGCTGGCCGACATCACCCCCGAGACCGTCGCCCGCTTCCACGCCGACTCGATCGCCTCGGTCGCCGGCACCCTCGTGGTCGTCGGCGACCTGGCCAACGTCGACCTCGAGGAACTGGGCCGGATCGTCTTCGGTGACGCCGCGCCCACGCCTGAACGGCAGGTCAGCGCGCCCGCCCCGCCGCCCGGCGAACTGCCCCGCGTGCTGATCGTGGACCGCCCCGGCTCGGTCCAGTCGGCCCTGGTCATCGCGCACCGCGCCCCCTCGCGCTCGCAGGTGGACCTGCCGCGCGCCGAGGGTGTCAGCGACGTCCTGGGCGGGATGTTCACCTCCCGCCTCAACATGGAGCTGCGCGAGCGCCTGGGCTACACCTACGGCGCCGGGAGCCGCTTCGACCTGCGCCGCGACAGCGGGGTGTTCTTCATGAGCACGCAGGTGGAGGCCGGCACCACCGCGCACTCGGTCACCTCCTCCCTGGAGCAGATCAACAAGCTGCGCGACGGGGGCGTCACCGAGGACGAGCTCGCCTCGGTCCGTGAGTCCAACACCGTGGGGCTTCCGGTCACCTACTCGACCGCCCGGGCCATGGCCGGGGCGCTGGTCGACATGGTGGTGCACGACCTGCCCGACGACTACGTGGACCGCAACCGGGCCGGGTACGAGAAACTCACCGCCGAGGACCTGAACGGCGCCGCGGTCGAGTACCTTCGACCGGAGGAGGCCGTCGCTGTGGTGGTCGGCGACGCCGACACCCTGCGCGAACCACTCGCCAAGACCGGGG